In Coregonus clupeaformis isolate EN_2021a unplaced genomic scaffold, ASM2061545v1 scaf0810, whole genome shotgun sequence, the following proteins share a genomic window:
- the LOC121533266 gene encoding probable ATP-dependent RNA helicase DDX5 isoform X2 yields the protein MPGFSDRDRGRDRGYGGAPRFGGGGGSRGGPPQGKFGNPGERLRKKHWNMDELPKFEKNFYQEHPDVIRRPPQEVDNYLRSKEVTVKGRDCPKPMMKFHEANFPNYVMDVIAKQGWDEPTPIQAQGWPLALSGKDMVGIAQTGSGKTLAYLLPAIVHIQHQPFLEHGDGPICLVLAPTRELAQQVQQVAAEYGRASRLKSVCVYGGAPKGPQIRDLERGVEICIATPGRLIDFLEAGKTNLRRCTYLVLDEADRMLDMGFEPQIRKIVDQIRPDRQTLMWSATWPKEVRQLAEDFLKQYVQINVGALQLSANHNILQIVDVCNDGEKDDKLLRLLEEIMSEKENKTIIFTETKRRCDELTRRMRRDGWPAMGIHGDKSQQERDWVLNEFKYGKAPILIATDVASRGLDVEDVKFVINYDYPNSSEDYIHRIGRTARSQKTGTAYTFFTPNNMKQASDLIAVLREANQAINPKLLQMAEARGGRGGGKRWL from the exons ATGCCTGGATTTTCCGATAGAGATCGTGGCAGAGACAGGGG GTATGGAGGTGCACCTCGTTTTGGAGGCGGTGGTGGCAGTAGGGGCGGACCCCCTCAGGGGAAATTTGGCAACCCAGGCGAAAGGTTGCGCAAAAAACACTGGAACATGGATGAGCTCCCAAAGTTTGAGAAGAACTTCTACCAGGAGCACCCGGATGTGATCCGCAGACCACCT CAAGAGGTGGATAACTACCTTAGAAGTAAAGAAGTAACAGTGAAAGGCAGAGACTGCCCCAAGCCCATGATGAAGTTTCACGAGGCCAATTTTCCAA ATTATGTGATGGATGTCATTGCCAAACAAGGATGGGATGAGCCAACTCCTATCCAGGCTCAGGGCTGGCCTCTGGCCCTCAGTGGGAAAGACATGGTGGGCATCGCCCAGACAGGCTCTGGCAAAACCCTCGCT TATCTGCTGCCTGCAATCGTGCACATTCAACACCAGCCATTCTTGGAGCATGGAGACGGACCTATA TGTTTGGTGCTGGCCCCGACCCGTGAGCTGGCCCAGCAGGTGCAGCAGGTTGCTGCCGAGTATGGCAGGGCCTCCCGCCTGAAGTCCGTCTGTGTCTATGGTGGAGCCCCCAAAGGACCCCAGATCCGGGACCTCGAGAGAG GTGTTGAGATCTGTATCGCCACCCCAGGGCGTCTCATTGACTTCCTGGAGGCTGGGAAGACCAACCTTCGCAGGTGTACCTACCTTGTGCTGGATGAGGCTGACCGTATGCTGGACATGGGCTTCGAGCCCCAAATCCGCAAAATCGTGGACCAAATTAGA ccGGATCGTCAGACCCTCATGTGGAGTGCCACCTGGCCCAAGGAGGTGCGTCAGCTGGCTGAGGACTTCCTGAAGCAGTACGTCCAGATCAACGTGGGCGCTCTGCAGCTCAGCGCCAACCATAACATCCTGCAGATAGTGGACGTGTGCAACGACGGAGAGAAGGATGACAA ACTGCTCCGGCTGCTAGAGGAGATCATGAGCGAGAAGGAGAACAAGACCATCATCTTTACCGAGACCAAGAGACGCTGTGATGAGCTCACCAGGAGGATGAGACGAGATGG CTGGCCAGCAATGGGTATCCACGGAGACAAGAGCCAGCAGGAGAGGGACTGGGTTCTCAATG AATTCAAATATGGCAAGGCCCCCATCCTCATCGCCACCGACGTGGCCTCCCGTGGTCTAG ATGTGGAGGATGTGAAATTTGTCATAAATTATGACTATCCTAACTCCTCTGAGGACTATATCCACCGCATTGGACGCACGGCCCGCAGTCAAAAAACGGGCACCGCCTACACCTTCTTCACCCCCAACAACATGAAACAGGCCAGCGACCTCATAGCTGTGCTCCGCGAAGCCAACCAGGCTATCAACCCCAAGCTCCTCCAGATGGCAGAGGCCAGAGGAG GTCGTGGAGGGGGGAAGAGGTGGCTATAG
- the LOC121533266 gene encoding probable ATP-dependent RNA helicase DDX5 isoform X1, with amino-acid sequence MPGFSDRDRGRDRGYGGAPRFGGGGGSRGGPPQGKFGNPGERLRKKHWNMDELPKFEKNFYQEHPDVIRRPPQEVDNYLRSKEVTVKGRDCPKPMMKFHEANFPNYVMDVIAKQGWDEPTPIQAQGWPLALSGKDMVGIAQTGSGKTLAYLLPAIVHIQHQPFLEHGDGPICLVLAPTRELAQQVQQVAAEYGRASRLKSVCVYGGAPKGPQIRDLERGVEICIATPGRLIDFLEAGKTNLRRCTYLVLDEADRMLDMGFEPQIRKIVDQIRPDRQTLMWSATWPKEVRQLAEDFLKQYVQINVGALQLSANHNILQIVDVCNDGEKDDKLLRLLEEIMSEKENKTIIFTETKRRCDELTRRMRRDGWPAMGIHGDKSQQERDWVLNEFKYGKAPILIATDVASRGLDVEDVKFVINYDYPNSSEDYIHRIGRTARSQKTGTAYTFFTPNNMKQASDLIAVLREANQAINPKLLQMAEARGGNSYGGSWRGEEVAIGMTDEIGILGGGVTVVVVVVVVVVVTGTRIATGGSVGDQRVPSAQKPKTEGLRG; translated from the exons ATGCCTGGATTTTCCGATAGAGATCGTGGCAGAGACAGGGG GTATGGAGGTGCACCTCGTTTTGGAGGCGGTGGTGGCAGTAGGGGCGGACCCCCTCAGGGGAAATTTGGCAACCCAGGCGAAAGGTTGCGCAAAAAACACTGGAACATGGATGAGCTCCCAAAGTTTGAGAAGAACTTCTACCAGGAGCACCCGGATGTGATCCGCAGACCACCT CAAGAGGTGGATAACTACCTTAGAAGTAAAGAAGTAACAGTGAAAGGCAGAGACTGCCCCAAGCCCATGATGAAGTTTCACGAGGCCAATTTTCCAA ATTATGTGATGGATGTCATTGCCAAACAAGGATGGGATGAGCCAACTCCTATCCAGGCTCAGGGCTGGCCTCTGGCCCTCAGTGGGAAAGACATGGTGGGCATCGCCCAGACAGGCTCTGGCAAAACCCTCGCT TATCTGCTGCCTGCAATCGTGCACATTCAACACCAGCCATTCTTGGAGCATGGAGACGGACCTATA TGTTTGGTGCTGGCCCCGACCCGTGAGCTGGCCCAGCAGGTGCAGCAGGTTGCTGCCGAGTATGGCAGGGCCTCCCGCCTGAAGTCCGTCTGTGTCTATGGTGGAGCCCCCAAAGGACCCCAGATCCGGGACCTCGAGAGAG GTGTTGAGATCTGTATCGCCACCCCAGGGCGTCTCATTGACTTCCTGGAGGCTGGGAAGACCAACCTTCGCAGGTGTACCTACCTTGTGCTGGATGAGGCTGACCGTATGCTGGACATGGGCTTCGAGCCCCAAATCCGCAAAATCGTGGACCAAATTAGA ccGGATCGTCAGACCCTCATGTGGAGTGCCACCTGGCCCAAGGAGGTGCGTCAGCTGGCTGAGGACTTCCTGAAGCAGTACGTCCAGATCAACGTGGGCGCTCTGCAGCTCAGCGCCAACCATAACATCCTGCAGATAGTGGACGTGTGCAACGACGGAGAGAAGGATGACAA ACTGCTCCGGCTGCTAGAGGAGATCATGAGCGAGAAGGAGAACAAGACCATCATCTTTACCGAGACCAAGAGACGCTGTGATGAGCTCACCAGGAGGATGAGACGAGATGG CTGGCCAGCAATGGGTATCCACGGAGACAAGAGCCAGCAGGAGAGGGACTGGGTTCTCAATG AATTCAAATATGGCAAGGCCCCCATCCTCATCGCCACCGACGTGGCCTCCCGTGGTCTAG ATGTGGAGGATGTGAAATTTGTCATAAATTATGACTATCCTAACTCCTCTGAGGACTATATCCACCGCATTGGACGCACGGCCCGCAGTCAAAAAACGGGCACCGCCTACACCTTCTTCACCCCCAACAACATGAAACAGGCCAGCGACCTCATAGCTGTGCTCCGCGAAGCCAACCAGGCTATCAACCCCAAGCTCCTCCAGATGGCAGAGGCCAGAGGAGGTAATTCCTATGGCGG GTCGTGGAGGGGGGAAGAGGTGGCTATAGGGATGACCGACGAGATAGGTATTCTGGGGGGAGGAGttacggtggtggtggtggtggtggtggtagtggtagttacAGGGACAAGGATAGCGACAGGGGGTTCGGTGGGGGACCAAAGAGTGCCTTCGGCGCAAAAACCCAAAACGGAGGGGCTACGGGGGTAG
- the polg2 gene encoding DNA polymerase subunit gamma-2, mitochondrial: MATATAAMDRLASAPPTRWVRSGGQNFQAPPQFGAAQAPAPNGMGRPPFPFNPQAQQPQQPPPMDKFLRFSTAGTAVLQLLLGPALRTRTTQKHSCSYALTEPTSNTFPERAKQGPTYSEATDPYPEWCICSNKSFPRCFGAVCALFRTSEQKAAFGLAETGLCFQPSGGPGCPDEVTQSSLVWFCSPRTTSQWLDYWARHRLQWWRKFALGPSDFSCSDITEEELAGRASRGVKIVYNFPWGPEALETLLSRGDAELLQTHKGARNKLQCRDGRKSVVPYAISVTGNIERGVLAYLYNSIQQVKKVDSKQRLQQRKVLKLHPILSPVKVALDMGRGATVELRQVCEGLLQEFLEGEVAAWPGYLETMPTSMEQLNTKYDEMGVLFTVVISDNTLESGLLQVRSRDTTIKETMHISEVKNFLVRYISAAENI, translated from the exons ATGGCAACAGCTACGGCAGCAATGGACAGGCTAGCTTCGGCGCCGCCAACCAGGTGGGTGCGTTCGGGCGGCCAGAACTTCCAGGCCCCTCCACAGTTCGGAGCCGCACAGGCGCCCGCCCCAAACGGCATGGGTCGCCCGCCTTTCCCCTTTAACCCACAGGCACAGCAGCCCCAACAACCCCCACCCATG GATAAGTTTTTGCGCTTCAGCACTGCAGGGACCGCTGTACTGCAACTTCTGCTAGGTCCGGCGCTGAGGACTCGGACCACACAAAAACACTCATGCAGCTATGCACTGACAG AACCTACGTCAAATACTTTCCCAGAGAGAGCTAAGCAAGGACCAACTTATTCAGAAGCTACAGACCCTTATCCAGAATGGTGCATCTGTTCGAACAAGTCTTTTCCAAG GTGCTTTGGAGCAGTATGCGCCCTCTTTAGAACTAGTGAACAGAAAGCTGCCTTCGGTCTGGCTGAGACCGGCTTGTGCTTCCAGCCATCAGGCGGACCTGGTTG CCCAGATGAAGTTACCCAGTCCTCTTTGGTGTGGTTCTGCTCGCCCCGCACCACTTCACAGTGGCTGGACTACTGGGCACGGCATCGGCTGCAGTGGTGGAGAAAG TTTGCCCTGGGCCCATCTGACTTCAGCTGCAGTGACATAACAGAAGAGGAGCTGGCAGGCCGGGCGTCTCGTGGTGTGAAAATTGTGTACAATTTCCCATGGGGCCCAGAGGCCCTGGAGACTCTGTTGAGCCGAGGTGACGCAGAGCTGCTACAGACACACAAGGGCGCTCGCAACAAACTACAG TGCCGAGATGGGAGGAAGTCAGTAGTCCCCTATGCCATCTCCGTAACTGGAAACATAGAGCGAGGAGTGTTGGCATACCTGTACAACTCAATCCAGCAAGTAAAGAAAGTCGACAGCAAACAGAGGCTACAGCAGAGAAAG GTTTTGAAGCTCCATCCTATTTTGTCTCCAGTCAAAGTGGCCTTGGACATGGGAAGGGGAGCCACTGTGGAACTAAGACAG GTTTGTGAAGGCTTGCTGCAGGAGTTCTTGGAAGGGGAAGTCGCTGCATGGCCTGGATATCTTGAAACCATGCCAACCTCAATGGAGCAGCTGAACACAAA GTATGATGAGATGGGGGTGCTGTTCACTGTGGTGATCAGTGACAACACGCTTGAGAGTGGCTTACTGCAGGTGCGCAGCCGCGACACCACCATCAAGGAGACCATGCACATCTCCGAGGTCAAGAACTTTCTGGTCAGATACATATCTGCTGCAGAGAACATATGA